In the Palaeococcus pacificus DY20341 genome, one interval contains:
- a CDS encoding zinc ribbon domain-containing protein: MEYSRIEKILASAFVLFLLLASINFLDELEDIPKRPDFHDYESKYVPSELLENQSRLSLLSRNFRIRYDEMRDNLTKAQELYVFKREEYRVALESNNVTEDLKNEYLSAKKDYEKALLEFSAVEAAYKEVENQLYELNNQIQELNEMAWREYRNAYSVYRIKVLLLKLLFVLPAFLASFLLYKRYKNIYAASLIAYSSLLLAYLAVEAVWSSLQVIGLSLFGAVATALALYYIRREYLKPERVHKRRIAQNKCYNCGFPIKDDYIICPNCGIKLKEKCENCGAMKPIHLDFCPYCGEQ, from the coding sequence TTGGAGTACAGCAGGATTGAGAAAATTTTGGCGAGTGCATTTGTTCTATTCCTACTTTTAGCAAGCATAAACTTCTTAGATGAGCTGGAAGACATTCCAAAAAGGCCAGACTTTCATGATTACGAGTCAAAATACGTGCCAAGTGAGCTTTTGGAGAATCAAAGCAGACTCAGCTTACTCTCAAGGAACTTTCGTATCCGCTATGATGAGATGAGGGATAACTTAACAAAAGCTCAGGAGCTCTACGTATTTAAAAGGGAAGAGTATAGGGTTGCTTTGGAAAGTAACAATGTTACGGAAGATCTCAAAAACGAGTACTTAAGTGCTAAGAAAGACTATGAAAAAGCCCTTTTAGAATTTAGTGCAGTAGAGGCAGCTTACAAGGAAGTGGAAAACCAGCTCTACGAGCTGAACAATCAAATCCAAGAGCTTAATGAAATGGCATGGAGAGAATATAGGAATGCCTATTCGGTGTATAGAATAAAGGTTTTGCTCTTAAAGCTTCTCTTTGTGCTCCCAGCATTCTTGGCATCTTTCCTCCTCTACAAGCGCTACAAAAACATCTACGCTGCATCCTTAATAGCATACTCCTCTCTGCTCTTAGCGTATCTCGCTGTAGAGGCTGTATGGAGCTCCCTTCAGGTAATTGGATTGAGTCTATTTGGGGCTGTAGCAACGGCTCTAGCACTTTACTACATTAGACGGGAGTACTTAAAGCCCGAGAGAGTTCACAAGCGTAGGATAGCCCAAAACAAGTGCTACAACTGCGGTTTTCCAATAAAAGACGATTATATCATTTGTCCGAACTGCGGGATAAAACTAAAAGAAAAATGTGAGAACTGCGGAGCTATGAAGCCTATCCATTTAGACTTCTGCCCATATTGTGGAGAACAATAG
- a CDS encoding AI-2E family transporter, with protein sequence MQGESIAWLVLSAIILFLVWKTIEPFVTPLIFGAAIAYIVLPVHHRLSKKIGEKSSAIALTAIMGIVSVLFVIGVVMWLRGTLQYIYIYVANALKFITRPDLPLGISETLNSLSTSIPERIKDSLLNYTLSIPLFILQVMVFLGIFYTTLSNTRFLTLELYRLIPQDNRELGEALIKRAEATLSALLRTWLLLSTIKGIFLAVGFIIFDITNVTGAMAAGILCIVLELLPVIGGWVMWVAGALYLILNNDAVLAGILFGLYGAIFISPIPDITIRPKLIAEGAKINAVIALIGIFGGLIAFGFKGLIIGPVSLGLLQTLVEEWKVREKEIIAG encoded by the coding sequence ATGCAGGGAGAGTCTATAGCGTGGCTTGTTCTTTCTGCAATCATTCTCTTTTTGGTTTGGAAAACAATAGAGCCCTTCGTAACGCCCCTCATTTTTGGAGCTGCCATCGCTTACATCGTCCTTCCTGTTCACCACAGATTGTCTAAAAAGATTGGAGAAAAAAGCTCAGCAATAGCTTTAACTGCTATAATGGGCATAGTTTCTGTTCTCTTTGTCATTGGTGTTGTAATGTGGCTCCGCGGCACTCTTCAGTATATCTACATCTATGTCGCAAATGCTTTGAAGTTCATAACACGCCCTGATCTCCCCTTAGGAATCAGCGAAACTTTGAACTCACTTTCAACGTCAATACCCGAAAGAATAAAGGATTCACTCTTGAACTACACCCTCTCAATTCCCCTTTTCATACTGCAGGTCATGGTCTTCTTGGGGATTTTTTACACCACCCTCAGCAACACCCGCTTTTTGACCCTTGAGCTCTACAGGCTGATACCTCAAGACAACCGCGAGCTTGGGGAGGCACTAATAAAAAGGGCTGAAGCAACGCTCAGCGCTCTCTTGAGAACATGGCTTTTGCTGAGCACCATAAAGGGAATCTTCTTAGCCGTAGGGTTCATAATCTTCGACATAACGAACGTCACGGGTGCAATGGCTGCTGGAATTCTGTGCATAGTCCTTGAGCTGCTTCCAGTTATAGGAGGATGGGTAATGTGGGTAGCAGGAGCCCTCTACCTAATACTAAACAACGATGCTGTACTGGCAGGGATACTGTTTGGGCTCTACGGTGCTATCTTTATTTCTCCAATTCCAGACATAACAATTAGACCAAAGCTCATAGCAGAGGGTGCAAAAATAAACGCCGTAATAGCGCTCATCGGAATATTTGGGGGGTTAATCGCTTTTGGATTTAAAGGTCTTATCATTGGTCCAGTCAGTTTGGGACTTCTGCAGACGCTCGTGGAGGAATGGAAAGTAAGGGAGAAAGAAATAATAGCTGGCTAA
- a CDS encoding energy-coupling factor ABC transporter ATP-binding protein encodes MALIRVEDLSFKYLGSEDYSLKGINLKVKKGEFLGILGASGSGKSTLCLTFNGIIPHSISGEFEGNVYVKGYNTKDTSVAELSTLVGLILQNPDSQLFNMTVEEEVAFGLENLGLDVEEIKRRIKWALKLAGLEGLENEFPPNLSGGQKQRLAIASVLAMKPEVLVLDEPTSQLDPLGREQVLSLVTLLNKEQGITTIMVEHNTDYLLNFADRVIVMDKGEIILEGKPRQVFEEVELLNRLGIKIPTSVKIGHRLKEKGCINRAALNEKEIVKELRRLLKKA; translated from the coding sequence ATGGCGCTGATAAGGGTTGAGGATTTAAGCTTCAAATATTTGGGCTCTGAGGATTATTCATTGAAGGGTATTAATCTAAAAGTTAAGAAAGGGGAATTTTTGGGGATTTTAGGGGCAAGCGGAAGCGGTAAGTCAACTCTTTGTTTAACGTTTAACGGGATAATTCCCCACTCAATTTCGGGTGAGTTTGAGGGGAACGTTTATGTGAAGGGATACAACACGAAGGATACGAGCGTTGCAGAGCTTTCTACTCTTGTGGGATTGATTCTTCAAAATCCTGACTCTCAGCTTTTCAACATGACTGTTGAGGAGGAAGTGGCTTTTGGTTTAGAAAACTTGGGCCTCGATGTGGAGGAGATTAAGCGCCGTATTAAATGGGCTTTAAAACTGGCGGGTTTGGAGGGGCTTGAGAATGAATTTCCTCCTAATTTGAGCGGCGGTCAAAAGCAACGCTTGGCTATAGCGAGCGTTTTGGCAATGAAGCCTGAAGTTCTTGTTTTGGACGAGCCAACTTCGCAGCTTGATCCTTTAGGACGGGAGCAAGTTTTGAGTCTGGTCACACTTTTAAACAAAGAGCAGGGAATTACAACAATAATGGTGGAGCACAACACGGACTATCTTTTGAACTTCGCCGATAGGGTTATTGTAATGGATAAAGGTGAGATAATACTGGAGGGGAAGCCCAGGCAGGTTTTTGAGGAAGTTGAACTCTTAAATAGGCTTGGGATAAAAATTCCAACAAGCGTTAAAATAGGACACCGTCTTAAAGAGAAAGGCTGTATCAATAGGGCCGCCTTGAATGAGAAGGAGATTGTTAAAGAGTTGAGGAGGCTATTGAAAAAGGCTTGA
- a CDS encoding transcription initiation factor IIB encodes MASAEDVKKCPICGSEKLIYDPERGEIVCAKCGYVVAQNIVDSGPEWRAFDADQRARRGRVGAPVTFTIHDKGLSTMIDWRNKDIHGHDISATTRAQMYRLRKWQRRIRVSDAAERNLAFALSELDRMAAQLSLPRNLKEMAAVLYRKAVMEHLIRGRSIEGVTAACLYAACRMAKIPRTLDEIEEVARVDKKEIGRSYRFIARELNLRLPPTNPIDYVGRFADQLGLSERTKRKAIEILKEAIKKGLTSGSGPMGVAAAALYIASVLEGEKRTQREVAEVAHVTEVTVRNRYKELVDKLGIKLNI; translated from the coding sequence TTGGCTTCAGCTGAGGATGTTAAGAAGTGTCCAATTTGTGGGAGTGAAAAGTTAATTTACGACCCCGAGAGGGGTGAAATAGTTTGTGCCAAGTGCGGTTATGTGGTTGCTCAAAACATAGTGGACAGCGGTCCAGAGTGGAGAGCTTTTGACGCCGACCAAAGGGCTAGGAGAGGAAGAGTTGGTGCCCCTGTAACCTTTACGATCCACGACAAAGGATTATCAACCATGATTGACTGGCGTAATAAGGACATTCACGGTCACGACATTTCCGCCACAACAAGAGCTCAAATGTATCGTTTGAGAAAGTGGCAAAGGCGTATAAGAGTTAGCGATGCTGCAGAGAGGAACTTAGCATTCGCTTTGAGCGAGCTCGATAGAATGGCTGCTCAGCTAAGTTTGCCAAGAAACCTCAAAGAGATGGCGGCAGTTCTCTACAGAAAGGCCGTTATGGAGCATCTCATAAGGGGGCGCTCTATTGAAGGTGTGACGGCTGCTTGCTTGTATGCGGCTTGTAGGATGGCAAAAATTCCAAGAACGCTCGATGAGATAGAAGAGGTTGCTAGGGTTGATAAGAAGGAAATTGGAAGGAGTTACCGTTTCATTGCGAGAGAGCTTAACTTAAGATTACCGCCCACTAACCCAATAGATTACGTTGGAAGATTTGCCGACCAGCTGGGACTGAGTGAGAGGACTAAGAGAAAGGCTATTGAGATTCTGAAGGAAGCTATAAAGAAAGGCTTAACGAGTGGAAGTGGGCCAATGGGTGTTGCTGCTGCCGCCCTTTACATAGCGAGTGTCCTTGAAGGTGAAAAAAGAACCCAAAGGGAAGTTGCAGAGGTTGCTCACGTTACAGAGGTCACAGTTAGAAATCGCTATAAAGAGCTTGTGGATAAGCTCGGAATTAAGCTCAATATTTGA
- a CDS encoding 50S ribosomal protein L37e has translation MGSGTATMGQRNKKETHIRCRRCGRKSFNRKKGYCAACGFGKSSRMRKYSWSRKHRK, from the coding sequence ATGGGAAGCGGAACAGCTACAATGGGACAAAGGAATAAGAAGGAGACCCACATTAGGTGCAGGAGATGCGGTAGGAAATCCTTTAACAGGAAGAAGGGCTATTGTGCTGCCTGTGGCTTTGGTAAGAGCAGCAGGATGAGGAAGTACAGCTGGTCAAGGAAGCACAGGAAGTGA
- a CDS encoding MBL fold metallo-hydrolase, giving the protein MIPVEIPPNTIMFRGISLDSNIYLVKDGNEGLMIDTGTGSFFNSYKEIMEREGYLYGIDKMTILNTHEHFDHVGGNLLWRDYFESLGMKVIFASHENTSKSLEEGDDRTILSYYYGVPYQPHKIDIKLKNGDSLRIGSLEFKVIHTPGHTRGSICLYEPKEMLLFTGDTVFYHSVGRPDMPTGNFEELIESIARLEKLQVYLGLPGHGKIIQHWDKNMEIIKDLMQRYI; this is encoded by the coding sequence ATGATTCCAGTTGAGATTCCCCCAAACACCATCATGTTTAGGGGTATAAGTTTGGATTCGAATATATATTTAGTTAAAGATGGAAACGAAGGATTGATGATAGACACTGGGACTGGGAGCTTTTTCAATTCCTATAAAGAGATTATGGAGAGAGAAGGTTATCTTTATGGAATAGACAAAATGACCATATTAAACACCCACGAGCATTTTGATCATGTCGGAGGAAATTTGCTTTGGAGAGACTATTTTGAAAGCTTAGGGATGAAGGTTATCTTCGCTTCACATGAAAACACTTCAAAGAGCCTCGAAGAAGGCGACGACCGCACAATTCTCTCCTACTACTATGGGGTACCCTACCAGCCCCACAAAATAGATATAAAGCTCAAAAATGGCGACTCCTTAAGAATAGGCTCCCTCGAGTTCAAAGTCATCCATACTCCCGGCCATACAAGAGGGAGCATATGCTTATATGAGCCGAAGGAGATGCTTCTTTTTACTGGGGATACCGTCTTTTATCACAGCGTTGGAAGACCCGATATGCCCACAGGAAACTTTGAAGAATTGATAGAGTCCATAGCCCGTTTGGAGAAGCTTCAAGTCTACCTAGGACTGCCTGGCCATGGCAAGATAATACAACACTGGGATAAAAACATGGAAATAATCAAAGACCTTATGCAAAGATATATCTGA
- a CDS encoding PH1570 family protein: protein MQCEEELEVFENGFDDGKFNLRIEFYGEDARKILLAIIYELYLPDYGEAYVYPFECAKEFWGIFMDGSEVKGEELKLSKTKFVNRSLIDKLKGALESIDAPKDVKAIIEKELEKSEIYKLKDGLLALGKNFILDEGSKRLFLFNKPGARELILKYLRKW, encoded by the coding sequence ATGCAGTGTGAGGAGGAGCTTGAAGTGTTTGAGAATGGCTTCGATGACGGGAAGTTCAACCTTAGGATAGAGTTTTATGGTGAAGACGCTCGAAAAATTCTGTTGGCAATTATTTACGAGCTCTACCTCCCTGACTATGGAGAGGCTTATGTATACCCATTTGAGTGCGCCAAAGAGTTTTGGGGCATTTTTATGGACGGAAGCGAAGTTAAAGGGGAGGAGTTAAAGCTCAGCAAAACCAAGTTCGTTAACCGTTCCCTAATTGATAAGCTCAAGGGAGCTTTGGAAAGCATTGATGCTCCTAAGGATGTTAAAGCCATCATTGAAAAAGAGCTCGAGAAGAGCGAAATTTACAAACTCAAAGATGGCCTTTTGGCCTTGGGTAAAAACTTTATCCTTGATGAGGGCAGCAAAAGGCTCTTCCTCTTCAACAAGCCGGGTGCAAGGGAATTAATCCTCAAATATCTGCGGAAGTGGTAG
- the speB gene encoding agmatinase, producing MDELLFFGIPQSEDPNLYVLGIPWDASSSFRRGAREGPKTIRASTTGLLYNSFSESLIDLSKLWRYKDLGDVETEGRTFMDVYEDVRKTVKENYKREALFLFLGGDHSITYHSVRAIKEASNEDFGLIYFDAHPDLYNAYDGSKYSHACVVRRLVEEGVVDPKNVIQIGIRAPTKEQIEFAEENGIKIISAGELYKSPNVKIKLKRAYLSFDMDVLDPAYCPGVGNPEPGGLSTRKLLEVVYQINTKIIGFDIVELAPQYDYNGISGFVAAKIIREVLAAAGKYHFCSGI from the coding sequence ATGGATGAGTTACTGTTTTTTGGCATTCCGCAATCTGAGGATCCTAACCTTTATGTCTTGGGCATACCTTGGGATGCTTCCTCTTCTTTTAGAAGGGGAGCAAGAGAAGGGCCAAAAACGATAAGAGCGAGTACTACAGGACTACTATACAACAGCTTTTCTGAAAGTCTAATAGACTTGAGCAAGCTCTGGAGATACAAAGATTTGGGGGATGTTGAGACAGAAGGCAGAACATTTATGGATGTCTACGAAGACGTTCGCAAAACTGTGAAAGAGAATTATAAAAGAGAGGCGCTGTTTCTATTTCTTGGAGGAGACCACTCAATAACGTATCACTCGGTTAGGGCAATAAAAGAGGCTTCGAATGAAGATTTTGGTTTGATATACTTTGATGCTCATCCTGATCTTTATAATGCTTATGATGGTAGCAAATACTCTCATGCATGCGTTGTTAGGCGGTTAGTAGAGGAGGGGGTAGTCGATCCGAAGAACGTAATTCAAATTGGAATAAGAGCTCCTACTAAAGAGCAAATTGAATTTGCAGAGGAAAACGGAATAAAAATCATAAGTGCTGGAGAGTTGTATAAGTCACCCAATGTTAAAATTAAGCTTAAAAGGGCGTATCTGTCTTTTGATATGGATGTCTTAGACCCCGCTTACTGTCCGGGAGTAGGAAATCCTGAGCCTGGTGGTTTGTCTACTAGGAAGCTTTTGGAAGTAGTCTATCAAATCAATACAAAGATTATTGGTTTTGATATTGTAGAATTAGCGCCACAATACGACTATAATGGGATAAGCGGTTTTGTGGCAGCGAAAATTATTAGAGAAGTCTTGGCAGCTGCTGGAAAATATCACTTTTGTTCAGGTATCTAA
- a CDS encoding NOG1 family protein: MKNPFEKMPTILFPDELIDKAFRRAEKAASAATPRGKPFQKAREREELRIRTVSQVLRDNLRKVLDRTPGVSTLPPFYQELLDTLVDRDMFHKSLASINWAIKTIKMLEDRYVEKIRYSRDPDEMARLRRQFYGRVASIIKDIGDRLEYLNKARDVLKDLPIIDLNLPTIVIAGHPNVGKSTLLRQLTNAKPEVASYPFTTKGINVGQFEEHWLKYQVIDTPGLLDRPLSERNEIERQAILALKHLGKVIIYIFDPSEYCGYPIEHQMHLFEEIYEEFKEFPFIVVLNKTDIADEEKIQKVESFLRDIGIDPIRIVAKDGTGIDKLKERLIGIIKPEMEAIVLHNMGRSLNG, from the coding sequence ATGAAAAATCCATTTGAAAAAATGCCTACAATACTGTTCCCGGACGAGCTCATTGATAAAGCCTTTAGGAGAGCTGAGAAAGCCGCGAGTGCGGCCACTCCTAGAGGCAAACCCTTCCAAAAGGCGAGAGAGAGGGAGGAGCTTAGGATTAGAACTGTCTCTCAAGTTTTGAGAGATAACTTAAGGAAAGTTTTAGACAGAACTCCAGGTGTTTCTACCCTACCGCCTTTCTATCAAGAACTCTTGGACACACTCGTGGATAGGGACATGTTTCACAAATCCCTAGCTTCGATAAATTGGGCAATTAAGACCATTAAAATGCTCGAGGACAGATACGTCGAGAAAATAAGATATTCAAGAGACCCTGATGAGATGGCAAGACTTAGAAGACAGTTCTATGGAAGGGTTGCGAGCATAATAAAGGACATAGGAGACAGATTGGAGTATTTAAACAAAGCTAGAGACGTTTTGAAGGACTTACCTATCATTGACCTTAACCTTCCTACAATAGTCATAGCGGGACATCCAAACGTCGGGAAGTCCACGCTCCTGAGGCAGCTTACCAATGCGAAGCCCGAAGTAGCGAGCTATCCTTTCACGACAAAAGGGATAAACGTCGGCCAATTCGAAGAACACTGGCTTAAATACCAAGTTATAGACACACCCGGTCTATTAGATAGACCTTTGAGCGAGCGCAACGAAATAGAGAGGCAAGCAATTCTAGCTCTAAAACACCTAGGGAAAGTGATAATCTACATCTTCGACCCATCAGAGTACTGCGGCTATCCAATTGAACATCAAATGCACCTCTTCGAGGAGATATATGAGGAGTTCAAGGAGTTCCCATTTATAGTCGTGCTTAACAAGACGGACATAGCAGATGAAGAGAAGATTCAGAAAGTAGAGAGCTTCTTGAGGGATATAGGCATAGACCCAATCAGGATAGTCGCAAAAGACGGCACCGGTATTGATAAGCTAAAGGAAAGACTAATTGGAATAATAAAACCAGAGATGGAGGCTATTGTTCTCCACAATATGGGCAGAAGTCTAAATGGATAG
- a CDS encoding LSM domain-containing protein — MAERPLDVIHKSLEKDVLVILKRGLEVRGKLKGYDIHLNIVLADAQLVENGEIVKSYGRIVIRGDNVLAISPVDYETE; from the coding sequence ATGGCGGAAAGACCACTTGATGTTATCCACAAGTCACTTGAGAAGGACGTTTTAGTAATCTTGAAGAGAGGATTGGAAGTTAGAGGGAAGCTTAAGGGTTATGACATTCACTTGAACATAGTCTTGGCTGATGCTCAACTCGTCGAGAATGGGGAGATTGTGAAGAGCTACGGGCGCATTGTTATTAGGGGAGACAACGTTTTAGCAATTTCCCCTGTTGACTACGAGACTGAGTGA
- a CDS encoding DUF504 domain-containing protein has product MRKGFVKEVLSKIKYDPRENEEDYYIIIEHRGAFGNVKKIPVNLIELGHGYFFIEDTQIPYHRILKVVRIDGKVIWEKRQ; this is encoded by the coding sequence ATGAGAAAAGGCTTCGTTAAAGAAGTTCTATCAAAGATTAAGTACGATCCACGAGAAAACGAGGAGGACTACTACATAATCATCGAGCATAGAGGGGCTTTTGGAAATGTGAAAAAAATCCCTGTAAACCTAATTGAGCTTGGACACGGCTACTTTTTCATTGAGGATACACAAATACCCTACCACCGAATTTTAAAGGTGGTTCGGATAGATGGAAAGGTGATTTGGGAAAAGCGTCAGTGA
- the sppA gene encoding signal peptide peptidase SppA yields MNREDVWKYLSFILTLLLALAIVSNVLLYMQTGELQKALTEENKTYRFEVQVPNVTIISNDTALQAKITELQGEIEYLKELLRKEKPKEANGTIVILPIMGPIDDYMAKDIITKIKEIEQNQSIGGVLLWIESPGGYVGPVRLIYKEVKKLSYKIPVVAYTGSLANSGGYYIACAADKIIADPLADVGSIGVIYVHYDLEQNYAQNGIKVNVFKTGKYKDMGAEWRDLTDEEKKMITDMVNVYFEEFLNVVSEGRKLDMNTTKEYATGRSWFATDVKGVLVDDLGDLNYAIKTLENLMNVSSAKVIFYDANKIDFGIYQSSSLFMPAKYAISYTRG; encoded by the coding sequence GTGAACAGAGAGGATGTTTGGAAGTATCTTAGTTTTATTCTCACGCTTTTACTTGCGCTGGCAATAGTCTCAAATGTGCTCTTATACATGCAGACGGGAGAGCTGCAAAAAGCTCTAACCGAAGAAAATAAAACTTACAGGTTTGAGGTGCAAGTCCCAAACGTCACTATCATAAGCAACGATACTGCGCTACAAGCAAAGATAACGGAGCTTCAGGGAGAAATTGAATATCTTAAAGAGCTGCTTAGAAAGGAGAAGCCAAAAGAAGCCAATGGCACCATAGTCATTCTACCTATAATGGGGCCCATCGATGATTACATGGCAAAAGACATAATTACCAAAATCAAAGAAATCGAGCAGAACCAAAGTATAGGTGGAGTTTTGCTGTGGATAGAGAGCCCGGGAGGATATGTTGGCCCCGTGAGGCTTATCTATAAGGAAGTTAAAAAACTAAGCTATAAAATACCTGTGGTTGCTTATACAGGTTCACTGGCCAATTCTGGAGGATATTACATAGCATGCGCTGCAGACAAGATAATAGCAGATCCCTTGGCTGATGTTGGAAGCATAGGTGTTATTTACGTGCACTATGATCTAGAGCAGAATTATGCTCAAAATGGGATAAAAGTGAACGTTTTCAAAACAGGCAAGTACAAAGATATGGGAGCGGAATGGCGGGATTTAACGGATGAAGAGAAAAAGATGATAACGGATATGGTAAATGTCTACTTTGAGGAGTTTTTAAACGTGGTCAGCGAGGGAAGAAAGCTCGACATGAACACAACGAAAGAGTATGCGACAGGAAGGAGCTGGTTCGCCACGGATGTTAAAGGCGTTTTAGTTGATGATTTGGGAGACTTAAACTACGCTATAAAAACCCTCGAGAACCTTATGAACGTCTCAAGCGCAAAGGTAATATTCTATGATGCAAATAAAATAGATTTTGGGATATATCAAAGCTCTTCACTATTTATGCCCGCAAAGTACGCTATCTCGTACACTCGGGGGTGA
- a CDS encoding Gar1/Naf1 family protein — MKRLGKVSHYAKQGFLVVRSDWAPSLNDVIVDKDLKVVGIVKDVFGPVKMPYIAVKPKVKRPEEYVGKMLYLDERKRSKRGRKGGKGKAKGARGKRRPSPKKRG, encoded by the coding sequence ATGAAACGTTTGGGCAAGGTTTCTCATTATGCTAAGCAGGGTTTCTTGGTAGTACGTTCAGATTGGGCACCATCTTTGAATGATGTCATCGTTGACAAAGATCTTAAAGTTGTCGGTATTGTAAAGGATGTTTTTGGTCCTGTTAAAATGCCCTACATTGCAGTTAAACCAAAGGTTAAGAGACCTGAGGAGTATGTTGGTAAGATGTTGTATTTGGACGAAAGAAAGAGAAGCAAGAGGGGTAGGAAAGGCGGGAAGGGCAAGGCTAAGGGTGCGAGAGGTAAAAGACGCCCCAGCCCCAAAAAGAGGGGGTGA
- a CDS encoding lamin tail domain-containing protein: MKRGKSALEYLFLLAAGLILAGVAYNYLFGITTSYETIFQEISIQIDREFNQTNSTAPKIVISYVHYDAEGWDRLNLNDEYVIIANIGGSEADLGGWMLTDEVNHTYVFPSVMIKPGSLITVHTGKGTNTDKDLYWGRGSPVWNNNGDTAYLYASNGTLADSCSWTGKEGGGISCH, from the coding sequence ATGAAGAGAGGAAAGAGTGCTTTGGAGTATTTATTCCTACTTGCTGCTGGGCTTATATTGGCGGGAGTTGCTTATAATTACCTATTTGGCATCACCACAAGTTACGAGACGATTTTTCAGGAAATTTCCATACAAATAGATCGCGAGTTTAATCAAACAAATTCAACAGCCCCTAAGATTGTGATATCCTATGTCCATTACGATGCCGAGGGTTGGGATAGACTCAACTTAAACGATGAGTATGTAATAATAGCAAACATTGGAGGGAGTGAAGCTGATTTGGGAGGATGGATGCTCACGGATGAAGTCAATCACACTTACGTCTTTCCGAGCGTTATGATAAAGCCAGGCTCATTAATAACCGTCCACACGGGAAAAGGCACTAACACAGATAAAGACCTCTATTGGGGTCGTGGAAGCCCTGTATGGAACAACAATGGAGACACCGCGTATCTCTATGCTTCAAACGGCACCCTCGCGGATAGTTGCTCTTGGACAGGTAAGGAAGGGGGAGGAATTAGCTGTCACTGA